The genomic DNA ATAGCCACACCTTTCCGATCAAAACATCAACAGGCAGTTTTGCTAGATGATACCCAAGAGGTGACAACTCCTCATGTCCTTCAAATGCTCCAACCTGGATAAAGCAATGGCAGCATAGTATTTAGTTGAGAACTACAGAAAGGAATGCCAAGATTGCTATGCATACTTTCACTTACTACAATGTATACATGGTTAATAAACAGAAAGAATAGAACCTTGTATAACAAGTCAACTGCAGAGGAAATAGCTTCTTCGTTAGGGGGCTCTACTGCCTGGAACAAGACATGATAAAATGTGAGCATATCACTAACAGAATGATATGCACAACAGCAGAACTAATACAAATATAGCTTATCTATAAAACCTATATAATTGGTCCCCACTACAAGGTACAAGCCATTAACTTCTATTTCTCTCAACTCACATTGCGCCACGTCATCAACAAAATTGTGTCCATTCGATCTTAAGCCAAGTTTAATCATGACCGTTGATTCATCATTCTAGCTTATGTTTTTTCATCTTCTGTTCTCCACTCAAAATAAATGCTCACTTTGCTTTAACTTTCATGTCTTTCTATCTCCTTCCCCTACAACAAGTGCTCCACTCAAAATAAATGATCAAAAAACCCATGTACTTTTTCCACCAGCTCGCGGCAATCAATATAATCAAGCCTCAAAGTTGCACGTCCATTATTCACAGTCACACATGTAtcgtcatgcatgcatgtctgcAGGGGCGGAGacggggcgggcaggggcctggcccccctaaTCAAGGTGATTTTACACTGTAAATTTCCAATTTAACCAAAATTATACAATCTtttctttattaaaaaaatctatCATTTATGTTTTTTAGCAAACTCGATCTAAATGCTTATTTATCTTACTGCATGCTCTCCAAAGCgttttttttaaagaattattatatcttttatcATAGTTTATCGAAAAGCTCTCAAAAATCCCGCAGCAATGCGCGGGGAATCACCTAGTTACTAAGTAAATCGTGATAGACTCTATAAAAAGGTGCACAGGAACTCAACCTCTTGGGCACAAGTTAAATAAAACTTGCAGATATTGAATAGAATGTGATGAAACTGAAAGAAAGAGTGATTGCGAAAAACAGAGGGAAATGTACCTTTAGCAGGAAGGATTTGATGTCTCCGAGATGAAGTGATTTTATTTGCAGGCACAGCTCAGTCAAAGGCATCCGCAACATCTCAGGCACCTTCAAGTATAGATTGAATATAAATTCCCGAAGACTACATGTGCTATTTAGGAAACTTTTGATAGCCTTTGGCAATGATATTAACAATAACATAAAACATAACTCATTTGTGTCAAAGAAACATCTTTTCCACATATTACAAATGGACAATACAGCCTCCTTGCTTCTGTGCAGATGTGGGTTTGCAATTAATTAATATAACTACTACCCTAGAATTGATTGATATATTGGAGACGGATTAGAAGGATGAGGTAGCCAACAGGGAACAGGGAAAGCCTATCAGAAAGAATGGTCACCATATAGGGAATAACGGAAAGGTAAAGGCACCAAGAGAGATAACTGGCTTATATGAGAGGCAGACTAGGAAACCATTAAAAAAACATAACTAGGGCCAGTGATAACCTGAAATGGACGCATAATGTTTTCAAATCGATGCCTGGTATACAAACAGAAACATAAACCAGGCTTCACACGACCAGCCCTTCCGCGTCTCTGCTTTGCATTTGCACGAGAAATCCAATCTTCTACTATGCTTGACATTTTCTGCAAACATACAAGACAAAAGAATTATTAAATACTTTTGTTCCACCTTCTAAGATTATACTGTTTCATAGGAATTTCTTTCTGTCAACATACGACGCATAATGAAGTAAACAGAGCTCATGCACAAACACAAGAACTGTCGAGCTAACCAAACAGCCATATTGAGCACCATTTGAGTATTGCTTTAGGACTTGTTGGCTAATGAATTTGAAAGTCCACATATGCAAGCAAACCATGAGATGAACACAATCTGGCATCATAGAAGACTATAACAGTTGATTCCAGTATTTAGTGCAAAGACGTTCAAGCACTAGCCCACGTGCTCATTTACAACATTTCTTCAAACTCATTTATAACAGATAATCTTCTATTTTTTCCATGTTTACAGGTGAAAATAAGAGAAATCTGACCTTCCGTGGGTTAAAACGGTTCTGCTTGTGCTTTCCAGTATCAACTACATATATTACATCATCAATTGTAATGCTGGTCTCTGCTATGTCTGTGGCAACAATAACCTGCAACATCATGTAGTAAGTACACAGTATATCTGTGAGGACAGAAGTGGGGGTAATCACCTTGCGGAATTTATCTGGTGGAGACTGGAACACTTTTCTTTGATCAGAGGGTCCAAGTAGTGAATGTAAGGGAAGGATCCAATCAGATGATGCCCCTCCAAATCTAACTGAAGAAGATAATCTATCAATCAACATGTCAATCTCTGCAACTCCCTGCAGCATTAATGGTGGGAAAGGATATGCCCTTTAATGTAAGATACATATTAGCAAACAAAGCATTTAGCTGATGTAAAACCCTTACAGGAAGAAAAACTAGAAGAGCACCAGGAGGGCAGTTCTCATCAATAAAGCATATCAAGTCTTCCAACAGATCAAAATCAATCACATCTTCGTTCAACCGTTTCTGTGTTATCAACAGAAAATATTCAGaatcaaaatatttttaaaacagAAGAGTGCAAAGTATAGTTCAGATAAAGAAACTCACTAGATTTTGGTTGGTTCTCTCACTGTATGACTTATAGTAATCAGAAACATAATGAGGGTTAACATAGCCTTCAGAAAGAGTTGACTCATCACCCCATGAGGATAAGACAAGGTTCTTTTTGCCTCGCCGGTTATTCACTGAGCTGCTAGCATGCTTCCACTGAAAGAGAGTCAAAAAACAATAAATGTAAGTATAGCATTAATGGTAAAAAACAGACACCAAGTATAATGGAATTCAATTGGTTAGCCCTGAGGATCTCATGGGCAGTGACAGAACATACAGTTGCGGAAAACACATACCATACTCTTACCCATAAAGTAGTCCTATAACCAAACAGGGAATTCTCAGCTTTATTGCAGGCAACACATCAAATACTTGGTTCATGTTGGGCTGGTAAACTGTGTTATACATTATTGCAAAAGAAGTTGCACGACCAACAAGATTTTCCATACTCTTAAAACGGACACAGAAGACTAACAGAACAAGCCTATATCTACAAATACAATGAGCAACTGAAATATATACAAGTTCTAGCCATACAAAAGAAGCAGCAATAGTCACAGGTCTCCAACACAACAGATGAAGAATGTGTACACTATCAGGTGTGAGAATTCAGAATACGAAACCTTTTCCCCATGTTGTGCAAAGTACGCTCCTGATGCAGGAGAATCCAATTCAAGACAGTACTCCATCTTCTCATAAACATCCTCAAGAAAGTGAGTTGACACTGGATGTGTTCTTCCTTCAACACTGATCACAGGGCATTCTCCAAAATATCGTGCAAATAGGCTTGAATCTACCGTCGCAGACCTGATTATAAAGAACATTGGAATAAAAACAAGATTAGCAAGCCAACAAATGCAAACAGTAAGAAAGAAAATGCAATAATTAAAAGAAGTAAAGATACTAAACCAAAAGGGGATGGATTTTACATGAGAATCACTTTTAACTTCCTTCCTTGTTCATTGGAGCGTTTCTCAACAAGGTTCTTAAGAACAATAAGCAGGAAGTCACTCTGAAGGGAAAAATAAAGATTGTTTACCTCATTAGCATGGGAACACACATGACATTTTGTAACATGAAAAAGGATAACACACATGAGTATATACCAAAATAGTACGTTCATGCACTTCGTCTACGACAACATGAGTAATATCACTTAAGTCCCTGTTTCCCTGAAACATATTGCATGGACAACAGATTATATTTAGCAACCATCAGGACATGATACAAAATTAGATTCTCCTTTTATTAGCTGAAAGGCAGCTTCAAGTTTAACTAGACCAGACCAAATGAAAAAATAGATATCATCTTTGATTAAGAAAAATGCATGAAACAATAATTAATATGCATATGAGGACACTACTCACAGATAATTTCCTGAGAAGGATACCAGTAGTGCAGAACAAAAGTTTTGTCCTCTCATTCctaaaacaataaaaaaacattATATTTTTGAAAGACATGTAGTATATATATAAAACTAAATGGTCCAAAGCCCAAGGGAAAGGAAAACAAAGAGGTAAAAAAGTAAAAAAGGATGAgtacaggggggggggggaggtgttAACACATAAGAAAGGATTTTCTACCCAAGAGAAAACATCAGACATATTATGTACAAATTACAAGTTATACTAATAAACCTTCAGGGATCATGTGCCAAATTGTAAGCACTGAGCACATTGAACATGTGCATgagaaagaaacgcaccgtGCGCTGTCAAGACGAACTTGATATCCAACAAGTGAATCATTCGATCCAGGTGAAGATTCACACCTTTCATCAGACACTCTCTCCGCAACAGAAATGGCCTATACATATGTAGATCAATCCCAGTTACTTTCGATTATATCTGTTTGATAAAATTAAGGGCATAGGTAGTTTGTGATTATGTAAAGTTTGGAGTCTTAGCAAATATGAAAAGAGCGATCACCACAACAAATGATCTCCTGATAATGCAAATCAGTTCTGATGGGAGATTCAATTAATATATAGATTTGCAAGTGATTTCATGAATAAGGCATGCAACTTTTGCATAATACCACTGCTAATCTTATGATGCTGTCATCAAAGAAAAGATAAAGATCTGCATCTTGATCTTACCGCTATCCTCCGGGGCTGAGTGCAAATTATATTGCAATATCCTCCAAGTTCAGAATCAATCATGTCGTCCAAAATAAACTGTGGCACCTGCAAATATGAAAAATATTCATGAATTCATAATTCTGGAAATTTATAATTAGCCTACAGAAGTTCAAGTTGCATCATATTCATTACAAAGTACTGAGAAGAGCGTACATACAAATATAAACATCGTATCAAGAAACACTTCTATACATATCAtgaaacaaaaatataaaatcgTTTACTGTGAAAGGGAGATTAATAATGAGACAGGTTAATTAACATTGTTGACACTACTACTTCCAAAAAAAATATCGCTGGCCACTGTTAAGGGCTTAAGCCCGGTTACCAGCCTTGCCGATTCAGTTTTTGTTGATTCTAACTTTGACACAGAAGATTCACTAGCCTGGTTTGTACAATGTGCACTTGCAAAGAACAAGTATGAAGGCTGGGCTCACTCCCACCGTCTATTGCAAGCTTTACCATTTTAAGTGGGCATCTGCAATGTGGCTGCTGTAACTTTGAAGGAATATTGAATTGTTTTGTGAGAATTGAACCCAGGACCAGAGGACGTTGCCCAGGACTGGTAAGAGCGTTACTGCTACGCTAGCTGCTGTGTCATGTTGTTTGCAAATAGTAAGAAACTTTTGAGAGAACTCAAATGAAACAGCTTTTTGCCCGTTTACACAGCTACAAGGGCATTTGTTTGGGCCGTTCCTTTTATTTCAGTGGTGCATGTATTTATGTATCAAgggatgtgtgtgtgtggtggtgGGGGGGTTGATGTGTGAGTAGTTTTGCACAGCTGGGTTCTCTTTCTTAGTAAAATGATACACAACTCTCCTGCATGTTTGAGAAGAAAAAGGAGACAAATGAGACTGTAACAAATTATTGACATAACAGACTCATCTACAAAGGGAGCAAATGGTTGTATGATATGATGCACGACATGTTGGCTTCCACTCGGAACTATTGGCACAGAACATAATTGATATTTGATATGTAAAATAATTTGAATGAAAACGAAGCACAGGTACCTGAGTTGTTTTCCCACATCCAGTTTCTCCACTAACAACAATTACATCGTTGTCTTTCAGCAATTGTAGGAAATGTTGCTTCTGTTTAGCTATTGGTAGAGAAGCTCTGGCTTCCAGCATTTTCTAAATTCCAGGTGAACACAAGAATTCATCAGTAATAAACAAAGAAACGAAAAATACTATTATTAGATTGCACGTTCATTGCATACCAAGTAATTCGGTAGCTTCTTTTTGTCTTCCAACTGCTTTTTCAAAATTGCACTCTCTGCATGCTCTGGGGATTTCACTCCTAATTGTGGAAGAACAACAAATCACACTTTAATTATTAGCTGATAGAAGAAATAGAACTACAACAATGAGATTATAGCTTTCACTCATTTGACCATTTTAATTAGAAGGGTAGCAGATAGAAGCAATAGAGGCCCAATAATGACAGTATAGCTTTGACTTATTTGACCATTTCGTTTATAAGAGAAAAAATATTAACTCGAGGAATATATATGTGGTAGGGAATCAAAGCTTATTTGTTGTTTCATGCATGTCAATAGATAATACAGTGTTCCATATGATTCATCCTAAAAAGTGGCAAGGAAAGAAATTACATATGATAGCAACCTTGATGATGCACACTGCCCAGAAAGTACAAGGAAATGAAGAAGGTGAATGCAATTGCTCAATATGCCAAATGTAAGTAATATGTCTGCCATCAGTGACAACCATTTCTCGGAAGGAGGGGGGACGATAATCATCCACAACCAAGATTGTTTATGACATTATTCAGAAATATGTTTCAGAAACAAGTAATTGAATTGATGACTTGTATTGACAGCTTACCCATACAACTCATCATGGCAGTCTCTCTCTTCTCATGTACAGATTTGTTGTCTTCAGTATCCCCAGTATCTACAAGTATTACACCAGCAGAAGAATCTTCGATATGAGATGTATCTGCATCCATATTCAATAACATATCTACAAAGCCAGCTCTTCGACTATCTTCAGTATCCAACACCCTTGATGTTGACAATAATTCACCTGTTTTATGGAAACATGCAATGTGTAACACAAAGACCCGTGATGATTCAAAAGTCAGTAAAGAAGATATGAATCAATAGCATCAACCTTCTTGCCATCTTAAAACAAGTGACGAGTATGGCTCAGTAAGCAGCTGACGTAAGGGAAGGTCAGCAAAGAATTGATATAGAGCAAAAGCTGCAACTCGACTTTGTGCTTCCTGTTCACAAGTTCAGTTAATAATGCAAATTTAGATAAGGATAAATAACGTTATTCTATTGTGAGTAGTTATGAATTGACATCTCATTATACCATGCAGGTATAATGATAGCTATTACCACGAAGCATGACAAGTTGACAACCATGAGCATATGTATCAGAACAATAATTAGCTGACATAAAATATTTATAAGAAGCCTTATCATACAAAGTAATAGAAAAGTGACCTCAACAGATCCATATTCTTCATCTATTTCAGGTAACTGAATTTTCGTCAAGCCTCCAGCCTTCCGACTCTTACCACGGCCAGTAGCACCCCGCAACACGCTAACAGCATACACAAATTTACCACCTTTCTCAGATACTTTACTATATTTGGGTGCTTCCCAACCAAGTCTCTGACAAAACTTTTGTAGAACAGCTTTTGGCATTTTACCAGAATCTCCCTGTAGTGGGAAAGTTGAACAGTTAGAAAACGTGCAGAGCAGAAGCACAAGTCAAACATGAAACATGTTCCATCAAtatgaagaaaaaggaaaagcaaTTGGACCTTCTTCCATATATCATCTATGTTCCCAAGAAGATGGCCATAACCATCATGTgataatttctctattttttgctGTTTCAATATTTCTGGAGCCACTGCATCCCAAGCAGATGAGTCTTCAAAAAACATGCCATCAAGCTCTACCTCCTCTTCCTCTATCACCTTCGTGCAAGTTTCGACAACATCCTTAGGAGTTCCCTTTTGCAAATCAGATCCTTCATCAATATTTCCTGGACTGTCAGAATTATTTTCAGCTACCCCTAAATCATTCTGACCACCCTCAACATTTGCAGTTTCAGAATTTGAAGAGACAGAATGTGCAGAATGGCTTGTATCTTCCTTCAAGCCTCCATGCTTGGAATTCTTTTTTGCAGCTGTAAAGTGGGATGAAATCATAAGATAGATCTGTCTGAACTACGTAAAAAACCTCAAAAACTTATCAGGATCAAGTTATTAAGAACTAGTAGACGAGTTATAACATGAATATAATAATACAATAATTAAGTTACCCTTGCTCTTCCGCCTACTTGGTTTTGCTTCAACAACTTCCAAACTTTGTAAGCAGTGATCTTCCCATGTGGAGGAATCATTAGAATTTGCATCCTCCTATATCAATGGCAGCCACACAAAAAATTATACCATAAAACAAgacataaaaagaaataaatggaAGAACAGAAAGCCTTGATAGAGGAAGATCTGAAAGAACTTGGCAGACGAATAATTTAATTCGTCATGAATTCATATGCGTAGGGTATTCCAATGTTGTGTACATTAAATCCCAGCATCAGTTTAAAATGTCATATAAAAATCCATATGATACAACATTTATGCTGTCaagttttcatatttttcccaTTAATGTGTAAAAAGAACATTTACATTGACAACAAcaaaataacataaataatgtgTCATCAAAAGTACTTCCATTATATTCCCTAATTTAACTAGCATGGAGCTATTACAGTTAATGGTCAGAGCTGTATTAAACATAAGGTTAACAAACTCCAACTAGTGTTCAAAGAGTACTAAGACTCGATGACTCAACTCAAGTGATAAAATTACTTGTTCGTACATCAATACCTCCTCTTGTTGTTCCATATATTGCCGAATCCAAGCAGCTTGCGATGACCGCCCATCATCCAATGATACATTCTCCTCTCTACGCCCACCAATTCTGATTTCCAACTGCTCAGTGCTAGCATTCACCTCCCCAGGTTCGCGACTCTGTGGCACCCAATTTTCCTTGGCTGTGGACAGTACCTTAACAGAACCTTCAGTTCCTGCAACACACACCACCAATGCAATCAGCACATGATTCTAGCAAACAATCGATGATGTAATGTAAAGTATATTCTGTGTGCACATGCAGGAGAACACACACGTCACAAATGCATGTTCAGGAGCACGCACGCAGATTGATGAGGACACAAGCCCAAGAACAGAGAAATGTATGTCTACACATATTCACCGCCTGGAAGCACTGAACCATAAACCCTTCAAATTTCATACCTACGCGGGAGGAGGTGGTGCTGGTGCCACCGCTTGAGAACTTAAGGGGCAGCTCATCGCCTGGCAGATTAAAGCACAACCAGTCCAACGCCGACTCAAATGTCGCCGAATCCTGCCCCAAAAAAGCACAAAAATCATCAGCTCACAGGCAATTCGAAGTTCGAACACACAGTGAGGTCGAGGTGTGCTCGGGGAATGGGATACTCACAGGAATAGCGGAGAGCGCCTGCTCGATTTGCGCGGAGGTGAAGCCCTCGAGCGCGAGCTTGTCGTACACGCCACGCAGCCGCCGCGCTTTCTGCTCCCTCGACTCCCCGCGGGCCCCGGGACCGTCCGTGGACGCCGGGGAGGGggctgcggaggcggaggagttgaggagcaggcggcggaggcggcgctcgtTCTCCGACGAGATCTGgaggcgcggcgccgcggcggcggcggatgaggAGGGTTTGGGCTTCTGCTTCTGTTTCGACGCCGGCTGCTTCTTCTTCGGCGCCATTTGGCCTCGGCCGCGCGGAGTGTGGGGCGCTGCCCTCTGATcgtctccggcgacggcgggctTTCGGAATTCCGGAATCGCGGGGAACTGCAGCCTGCTGCtgggtttttcttttcttttttttttggataaaaGCCTGCTGCTGGGTTTAGCGCTTACCAGGGAGGGCGAAAATTGGTCACATAGCGCGCCGAAAGACGTCGAACTTCCGCAGAATACCAACGAAAACTTTCAGCCCCGTAAAATACGTATGAATCGTTACCCCACAGTAGCAGTAGCTGATACCCAGGCGTTGCTgtaaaattttttaaataaaatttgaaagtaaaaaCACTAAGATGATTATATAGCAACATTCACAGATGGTCCTAGTGGATGGTGATGGGGTGTCTGATATAATAGGTTCATATATGATGTGGATGGCTTAcatgttgagagaaatataATTAATGACTTTAGTGGGTGCCATCTATATAGGATATATATGTGATATATAGATGATGTGAATTTTACTTGCATGCTACTTTTTTTATCAAATCTGGTAAAATCGATAAGCTAATATAAGAAGCactaatagaatatttgatcatattatagaagaatagatgataaaaaaatagcatatatatatatatatatgtgactCTACGTCAATAGattaaatattaaaaatattGTACATAGTAGAGATTTGCGTTAATAGTTTAAAGATCAAAAGTAT from Panicum virgatum strain AP13 chromosome 7N, P.virgatum_v5, whole genome shotgun sequence includes the following:
- the LOC120680822 gene encoding DExH-box ATP-dependent RNA helicase DExH7, chloroplastic-like isoform X3, giving the protein MAPKKKQPASKQKQKPKPSSSAAAAAPRLQISSENERRLRRLLLNSSASAAPSPASTDGPGARGESREQKARRLRGVYDKLALEGFTSAQIEQALSAIPDSATFESALDWLCFNLPGDELPLKFSSGGTSTTSSRVGTEGSVKVLSTAKENWVPQSREPGEVNASTEQLEIRIGGRREENVSLDDGRSSQAAWIRQYMEQQEEEDANSNDSSTWEDHCLQSLEVVEAKPSRRKSKAAKKNSKHGGLKEDTSHSAHSVSSNSETANVEGGQNDLGVAENNSDSPGNIDEGSDLQKGTPKDVVETCTKVIEEEEVELDGMFFEDSSAWDAVAPEILKQQKIEKLSHDGYGHLLGNIDDIWKKGDSGKMPKAVLQKFCQRLGWEAPKYSKVSEKGGKFVYAVSVLRGATGRGKSRKAGGLTKIQLPEIDEEYGSVEEAQSRVAAFALYQFFADLPLRQLLTEPYSSLVLRWQEGELLSTSRVLDTEDSRRAGFVDMLLNMDADTSHIEDSSAGVILVDTGDTEDNKSVHEKRETAMMSCMGVKSPEHAESAILKKQLEDKKKLPNYLKMLEARASLPIAKQKQHFLQLLKDNDVIVVSGETGCGKTTQVPQFILDDMIDSELGGYCNIICTQPRRIAAISVAERVSDERCESSPGSNDSLVGYQVRLDSARNERTKLLFCTTGILLRKLSGNRDLSDITHVVVDEVHERTILSDFLLIVLKNLVEKRSNEQGRKLKVILMSATVDSSLFARYFGECPVISVEGRTHPVSTHFLEDVYEKMEYCLELDSPASGAYFAQHGEKWKHASSSVNNRRGKKNLVLSSWGDESTLSEGYVNPHYVSDYYKSYSERTNQNLKRLNEDVIDFDLLEDLICFIDENCPPGALTPTSVLTDILCTYYMMLQVIVATDIAETSITIDDVIYVVDTGKHKQNRFNPRKKMSSIVEDWISRANAKQRRGRAGRVKPGLCFCLYTRHRFENIMRPFQVPEMLRMPLTELCLQIKSLHLGDIKSFLLKAVEPPNEEAISSAVDLLYKVGAFEGHEELSPLGYHLAKLPVDVLIGKMMLYGAIFGCLSPILSVAAFLSYKSPFISPKDEKQNVEKAKATLLNENLDGSTSATDNKQSDHLVMVIAYDKWSRILLQHGAKSARQFCHSFYLNSTVMHMIRDMRLQFGTLLADIGLIDLPKDSMRPKEGSRKSNLEIWFSNMSLPFNAYARCTSVIKSVICAGLYPNVAASLEGVDPGALGGRKPSDILFSKDRPRWYDGRREVHIHPSSVNHSLKAVRYPFLVFLEKVETTKVFLRDTSVISPYSLLLFGGSMVIQHQTGVVVIDGWLRLSATAQTAVLFKQLRITLDAVLKELTRKPEMATFVDNEVVRSIIHLLLEEDKAQLA
- the LOC120680822 gene encoding DExH-box ATP-dependent RNA helicase DExH7, chloroplastic-like isoform X1, whose amino-acid sequence is MAPKKKQPASKQKQKPKPSSSAAAAAPRLQISSENERRLRRLLLNSSASAAPSPASTDGPGARGESREQKARRLRGVYDKLALEGFTSAQIEQALSAIPDSATFESALDWLCFNLPGDELPLKFSSGGTSTTSSRVGTEGSVKVLSTAKENWVPQSREPGEVNASTEQLEIRIGGRREENVSLDDGRSSQAAWIRQYMEQQEEEDANSNDSSTWEDHCLQSLEVVEAKPSRRKSKAAKKNSKHGGLKEDTSHSAHSVSSNSETANVEGGQNDLGVAENNSDSPGNIDEGSDLQKGTPKDVVETCTKVIEEEEVELDGMFFEDSSAWDAVAPEILKQQKIEKLSHDGYGHLLGNIDDIWKKGDSGKMPKAVLQKFCQRLGWEAPKYSKVSEKGGKFVYAVSVLRGATGRGKSRKAGGLTKIQLPEIDEEYGSVEEAQSRVAAFALYQFFADLPLRQLLTEPYSSLVLRWQEGELLSTSRVLDTEDSRRAGFVDMLLNMDADTSHIEDSSAGVILVDTGDTEDNKSVHEKRETAMMSCMGVKSPEHAESAILKKQLEDKKKLPNYLKMLEARASLPIAKQKQHFLQLLKDNDVIVVSGETGCGKTTQVPQFILDDMIDSELGGYCNIICTQPRRIAAISVAERVSDERCESSPGSNDSLVGYQVRLDSARNERTKLLFCTTGILLRKLSGNRDLSDITHVVVDEVHERTILSDFLLIVLKNLVEKRSNEQGRKLKVILMSATVDSSLFARYFGECPVISVEGRTHPVSTHFLEDVYEKMEYCLELDSPASGAYFAQHGEKWKHASSSVNNRRGKKNLVLSSWGDESTLSEGYVNPHYVSDYYKSYSERTNQNLKRLNEDVIDFDLLEDLICFIDENCPPGALLVFLPGVAEIDMLIDRLSSSVRFGGASSDWILPLHSLLGPSDQRKVFQSPPDKFRKVITPTSVLTDILCTYYMMLQVIVATDIAETSITIDDVIYVVDTGKHKQNRFNPRKKMSSIVEDWISRANAKQRRGRAGRVKPGLCFCLYTRHRFENIMRPFQVPEMLRMPLTELCLQIKSLHLGDIKSFLLKAVEPPNEEAISSAVDLLYKVGAFEGHEELSPLGYHLAKLPVDVLIGKMMLYGAIFGCLSPILSVAAFLSYKSPFISPKDEKQNVEKAKATLLNENLDGSTSATDNKQSDHLVMVIAYDKWSRILLQHGAKSARQFCHSFYLNSTVMHMIRDMRLQFGTLLADIGLIDLPKDSMRPKEGSRKSNLEIWFSNMSLPFNAYARCTSVIKSVICAGLYPNVAASLEGVDPGALGGRKPSDILFSKDRPRWYDGRREVHIHPSSVNHSLKAVRYPFLVFLEKVETTKVFLRDTSVISPYSLLLFGGSMVIQHQTGVVVIDGWLRLSATAQTAVLFKQLRITLDAVLKELTRKPEMATFVDNEVVRSIIHLLLEEDKAQLA
- the LOC120680822 gene encoding DExH-box ATP-dependent RNA helicase DExH7, chloroplastic-like isoform X2, which produces MAPKKKQPASKQKQKPKPSSSAAAAAPRLQISSENERRLRRLLLNSSASAAPSPASTDGPGARGESREQKARRLRGVYDKLALEGFTSAQIEQALSAIPDSATFESALDWLCFNLPGDELPLKFSSGGTSTTSSRVGTEGSVKVLSTAKENWVPQSREPGEVNASTEQLEIRIGGRREENVSLDDGRSSQAAWIRQYMEQQEEEDANSNDSSTWEDHCLQSLEVVEAKPSRRKSKAAKKNSKHGGLKEDTSHSAHSVSSNSETANVEGGQNDLGVAENNSDSPGNIDEGSDLQKGTPKDVVETCTKVIEEEEVELDGMFFEDSSAWDAVAPEILKQQKIEKLSHDGYGHLLGNIDDIWKKGDSGKMPKAVLQKFCQRLGWEAPKYSKVSEKGGKFVYAVSVLRGATGRGKSRKAGGLTKIQLPEIDEEYGSVEEAQSRVAAFALYQFFADLPLRQLLTEPYSSLVLRWQEGELLSTSRVLDTEDSRRAGFVDMLLNMDADTSHIEDSSAGVILVDTGDTEDNKSVHEKRETAMMSCMGVKSPEHAESAILKKQLEDKKKLPNYLKMLEARASLPIAKQKQHFLQLLKDNDVIVVSGETGCGKTTQVPQFILDDMIDSELGGYCNIICTQPRRIAAISVAERVSDERCESSPGSNDSLVGYQVRLDSARNERTKLLFCTTGILLRKLSGNRDLSDITHVVVDEVHERTILSDFLLIVLKNLVEKRSNEQGRKLKVILMSATVDSSLFARYFGECPVISVEGRTHPVSTHFLEDVYEKMEYCLELDSPASGAYFAQHGEKWKHASSSVNNRRGKKNLVLSSWGDESTLSEGYVNPHYVSDYYKSYSERTNQNLKRLNEDVIDFDLLEDLICFIDENCPPGALLVFLPGVAEIDMLIDRLSSSVRFGGASSDWILPLHSLLGPSDQRKVFQSPPDKFRKVIVATDIAETSITIDDVIYVVDTGKHKQNRFNPRKKMSSIVEDWISRANAKQRRGRAGRVKPGLCFCLYTRHRFENIMRPFQVPEMLRMPLTELCLQIKSLHLGDIKSFLLKAVEPPNEEAISSAVDLLYKVGAFEGHEELSPLGYHLAKLPVDVLIGKMMLYGAIFGCLSPILSVAAFLSYKSPFISPKDEKQNVEKAKATLLNENLDGSTSATDNKQSDHLVMVIAYDKWSRILLQHGAKSARQFCHSFYLNSTVMHMIRDMRLQFGTLLADIGLIDLPKDSMRPKEGSRKSNLEIWFSNMSLPFNAYARCTSVIKSVICAGLYPNVAASLEGVDPGALGGRKPSDILFSKDRPRWYDGRREVHIHPSSVNHSLKAVRYPFLVFLEKVETTKVFLRDTSVISPYSLLLFGGSMVIQHQTGVVVIDGWLRLSATAQTAVLFKQLRITLDAVLKELTRKPEMATFVDNEVVRSIIHLLLEEDKAQLA